In the Corynebacterium suedekumii genome, one interval contains:
- the metS gene encoding methionine/alanine import NSS transporter subunit MetS: MSGIAIMMMVLFMVVIWGGLVASALHLRRNPDDMSGIHGDAEYARDAILVEQELR, translated from the coding sequence ATGAGTGGCATCGCAATCATGATGATGGTCCTGTTCATGGTCGTCATCTGGGGCGGACTGGTCGCCAGCGCCCTTCACCTGCGCCGCAACCCCGACGACATGTCCGGCATCCACGGCGACGCCGAGTACGCCCGCGACGCGATCCTCGTCGAGCAGGAACTGCGCTAG